Proteins encoded by one window of Mustelus asterias chromosome 9, sMusAst1.hap1.1, whole genome shotgun sequence:
- the lrrc10b gene encoding uncharacterized protein lrrc10b, whose translation MKMGSAFQKFASVLSCSPDDELSCVSTDMDEIVADRMLDACHKKIKRLPVPICSFTYVEKLYISNNKLKDLPNEFEQLVNLKILALDYNKFEDVPKVVCNMPNLTRLYLGSNRLMTIPPEFRNLENLRCLWIESNYFRKFPKQLINMPSLRSLQMGDNKLKTLPEDLVRFINLRGFWLYGNRFENFPKVLLKMEFLEIIDVDKNKITEFPNMEHLSRLKLFSYDHNPAKHPPSVADGVTLVGEGAAELLAMRALENEENEENQEPLHSILKNGSMALETEGNFSALDCSQEET comes from the coding sequence ATGAAAATGGGGAGTGCGTTTCAGAAGTTTGCCTCTGTCTTATCTTGCAGCCCTGATGATGAACTGAGCTGCGTTTCGACCGACATGGATGAAATAGTGGCTGACAGGATGCTGGATGCCTGCCACAAGAAGATAAAGAGACTTCCGGTTCCAATCTGCTCCTTCACATACGTAGAGAAGCTGTACATCAGCAACAACAAGCTGAAGGACCTCCCTAATGAGTTTGAGCAGTTGGTCAACTTAAAGATCTTAGCGCTGGACTACAACAAATTTGAGGATGTGCCTAAAGTTGTATGCAATATGCCTAATCTAACCCGCCTCTACCTTGGTAGCAATAGATTAATGACAATCCCTCCAGAGTTTAGGAATCTAGAAAACCTCAGGTGCCTCTGGATAGAGAGCAACTATTTCAGAAAATTTCCCAAACAGTTAATTAATATGCCTAGTTTGAGGTCGCTACAGATGGGGGACAACAAGCTAAAGACTTTACCAGAGGACTTGGTTAGGTTCATAAACCTGCGTGGGTTTTGGTTATATGGCAATAGGTTCGAGAACTTCCCAAAGGTATTATTAAAAATGGAATTTCTAGAAATCATTGATGTGGACAAAAATAAAATCACCGAATTTCCTAATATGGAGCATCTTTCAAGGCTGAAACTGTTTTCATATGACCATAATCCTGCCAAGCACCCGCCCAGTGTGGCAGATGGGGTGACACTGGTAGGTGAAGGGGCAGCTGAATTACTGGCTATGAGAGCTCTAGAAAATGAAGAAAATGAGGAAAATCAGGAGCCTCTGCACAGCATCCTGAAAAATGGGTCCATGGCACTGGAAACGGAGGGCAACTTCTCCGCTTTAGACTGTTCTCAGGAGGAGACATGA